A portion of the Eulemur rufifrons isolate Redbay chromosome 30, OSU_ERuf_1, whole genome shotgun sequence genome contains these proteins:
- the LOC138378648 gene encoding doublesex- and mab-3-related transcription factor C1-like isoform X2, producing the protein MAAPPKAHTRAKNLPVEAGVLTGKESNVLQPEAHIRTTPEEAPKASDQAAVSASLEWQRKLEAAEALLTLRDSSQAPSDSISLHQPCGPPAPAGDKGLQPPSPSLHPRPASSLSLPIGHLGCISLLS; encoded by the exons ATGGCTGCCCCTCCCAAAGCTCACACCCGTGCCAAGAATTTGCCCGTGGAAGCAGGAGTCCTCA CTGGGAAGGAGAGCAACGTGCTGCAGCCTGAGGCCCACATCCGCACAACCCCCGAGGAG GCCCCCAAAGCCTCGGACCAGGCTGCGGTTTCTGCCTCCTTAGAGTGGCAGCGGAAGCTGGAGGCTGCTGAGGCTCTGCTGACTCTGAGAGACTCTTCCCAGGCCCCTTCGGACTCCATCTCCCTGCACCAGCCCTGCGGCCCACCAG CTCCTGCTGGAGATAAAGGactccagcctcccagcccctctctccaccccaggcCAGCCAGCTCCCTCTCGCTGCCTATTGGACATCTGGGGTGCATCTCCCTCTTGAGCtag
- the LOC138378648 gene encoding doublesex- and mab-3-related transcription factor C1-like isoform X1 has translation MAAPPKAHTRAKNLPVEAGVLTGKESNVLQPEAHIRTTPEEESSPGALLLDKPPEPLSLPCTPATLEQQLTVSLSGEPHGPPALPSTCSTLILQPCATLDPLLLQPQAPKASDQAAVSASLEWQRKLEAAEALLTLRDSSQAPSDSISLHQPCGPPAPAGDKGLQPPSPSLHPRPASSLSLPIGHLGCISLLS, from the exons ATGGCTGCCCCTCCCAAAGCTCACACCCGTGCCAAGAATTTGCCCGTGGAAGCAGGAGTCCTCA CTGGGAAGGAGAGCAACGTGCTGCAGCCTGAGGCCCACATCCGCACAACCCCCGAGGAG GAGAGCTCCCCAGGGGCTCTGCTGCTTGACAAGCCCCCAGAACCTTTGTCTCTGCCCTGCACTCCAGCGACCTTGGAGCAGCAACTGACGGTTTCTCTTTCCGGGGAGCCCCAcgggccccctgccctgcccagcac ATGCTCAACTCTGATCCTCCAGCCCTGTGCCACCCTTGACCCTCTTCTACTCCAGCCACAG GCCCCCAAAGCCTCGGACCAGGCTGCGGTTTCTGCCTCCTTAGAGTGGCAGCGGAAGCTGGAGGCTGCTGAGGCTCTGCTGACTCTGAGAGACTCTTCCCAGGCCCCTTCGGACTCCATCTCCCTGCACCAGCCCTGCGGCCCACCAG CTCCTGCTGGAGATAAAGGactccagcctcccagcccctctctccaccccaggcCAGCCAGCTCCCTCTCGCTGCCTATTGGACATCTGGGGTGCATCTCCCTCTTGAGCtag